The following are encoded in a window of Salvelinus fontinalis isolate EN_2023a chromosome 40, ASM2944872v1, whole genome shotgun sequence genomic DNA:
- the LOC129840010 gene encoding actin-related protein 2-A-like, with the protein MDSQGRKVVVCDNGTGFVKCGYAGSNFPEHIFPALVGRPIIRSTAKVGNIEIKDLMVGDEASELRSMLEVNYPMENGIVRNWDDMKHLWDYTFGPEKLNVDSRNCKILLTEPPMNPTKNREKIIEVMFETYQFSGVYIAIQAVLTLYAQGLLTGVVVDSGDGVTHICPVYEGFSLPHLTRRLDIAGRDITRYLIKLLLLRGYAFNHSADFETVRMMKEKLCYVGYNIEQEQKLALETTVLVESYTLPDGRMIKVGGERFEAPEALFQPHLINVEGVGVAELLFNTINAADIDTRSEFYKHIVLSGGSTMYPGLPSRLERELKQLYLERVLKGDVDKLSKFKIRIEDPPRRKHMVFLGGAVLADIMKDKDNFWLTREEYQEKGIRVLEKLGVTVR; encoded by the exons ATGGACAGCCAGGGAAGGAAAGTGGTGGTTTGCGACAATGGGACCGGG TTTGTGAAGTGTGGCTATGCAGGCTCCAACTTCCCAGAGCACATTTTCCCTGCGTTGGTTGGCAGGCCAATCATTCGCTCCACAGCTAAAGTGGGAAACATTGAGATCAAG GACCTGATGGTGGGGGACGAGGCGAGCGAGCTGCGCTCCATGCTGGAGGTGAACTACCCCATGGAGAACGGCATCGTGAGGAACTGGGACGACATGAAGCACCTGTGGGACTACACCTTTGGTCCCGAGAAGCTCAACGTCGACTCGCGCAACTGCAAGATCCTGCTCACCGAGCCGCCCATGAACCCAACCAAGAACCGCGAGAAGATCATTGAG GTGATGTTTGAGACGTACCAGTTCTCCGGGGTTTACATAGCCATCCAAGCTGTGCTCACACTCTATGCTCAAG GTCTCCTGACTGGCGTGGTGGTGGACTCTGGTGATGGCGTCACCCACATCTGCCCCGTGTACGAAGGCTTCTCCCTGCCCCACCTGACCCGACGCCTGGACATTGCAGGACGGGACATCACGCGCTACCTCATCAAG CTGCTGTTGCTGAGGGGCTACGCCTTCAACCACTCGGCGGACTTTGAGACGGTGCGCATGATGAAGGAGAAGCTGTGCTACGTGGGCTACAACATCGAGCAGGAGCAGAAGCTGGCGCTGGAGACCACCGTGCTGGTTGAGTCCTACACG CTCCCCGACGGCAGGATGATCAAGGTGGGAGGGGAGCGGTTCGAAGCCCCTGAGGCTCTGTTCCAGCCCCACCTCATCAACGTGGAGGGAGTCGGGGTGGCAGAGCTCCTCTTCAACACCATCAATGCAGCAGACATCGACACCAG GTCTGAGTTCTACAAACACATAGTGCTGTCAGGGGGCTCCACCATGTACCCCGGCCTTCCCTCTCGACTGGAGCGTGAGCTCAAGCAGCTCTACCTGGAGCGCGTGCTGAAGGGAGACGTGGATAAGCTCTCG AAATTCAAGATCCGGATCGAGGACCCCCCTCGGCGCAAGCACATGGTGTTCCTGGGCGGAGCCGTGCTGGCCGACATCATGAAGGACAAGGACAACTTCTGGCTGACGAGGGAGGAGTACCAAGAGAAGGGGATACGTGTCCTGGAGAAGCTGGGGGTCACCGTcagataa
- the spred2a gene encoding sprouty-related, EVH1 domain-containing protein 2 isoform X1 — protein MYPRWDIIVGETKKMTEETHPDDDSYIVRVKAVVMTRDDSSGGWLAQDGGCLSRVGVCKVLSAELLGRSSFLIHGERLKDKQVILECFLKKDLVYTKATPTFHHWKVDNKKCGLTFQSPADARAFDRGVRKAMEDLTEGTRGEGEDYAGCISMLLNGSTTSSTIQNEAELGDDDVFTNATDSSSNSSHSQKKEPLQLQTLAPPSFCEPRRHHCILGHFYDQHRPSDHYFLDQSVPMFPRHVSFQVEEEEIVRINPRERTWLTGYEDYRHATATRDKLIQHPEDADAYVHFAKSEPPKHDYTYPYPLGLDPHQHARDPKIGCVDRLGGGGLIGGRRAVVTAQPRTLQLKGKRRKEDGERSRCVYCRDMFNHEENRRGRCQEAPDPIQTCIHRVSFMWCADSLLYHCMSDPEGDYSDPCSCDTSDERFCLRWLALVGLSLLAPCMCCYAPLRACYRCGVACHCCGGKHKAVG, from the exons TGACAGCTACATTGTGCGCGTCAAAGCGGTGGTCATGACCCGGGACGACTCGAGTGGCGGCTGGCTGGCCCAGGACGGCGGGTGCCTCAGCCGTGTGGGCGTGTGCAAGGTGCTGTCGGCCGAGCTGCTGGGCCGAAGCAGCTTCCTCATCCACGGCGAGCGCCTCAAAGACAAACAG GTGATTCTGGAATGCTTCCTGAAGAAGGATCTGGTGTACACCAAGGCCACGCCCACATTTCACCACTGGAAAGTAGACAACAAGAAGTGTGGCTTGACGTTCCAGAGCCCGGCCGACGCACGCGCCTTCGACCGTGGGGTCAGGAAAGCCATGGAGGACCTGACGGAAGGTACGAGAGGGGAAGGCGAAGACTATGCGGGCTGCATCTCAATGCTCTTGAACG GATCTACCACCTCTTCGACCATCCAGAACGAGGCCGAGTTGGGCGACGATGATGTTTTCACT AATGCCACCGACAGCTCGTCCAACTCCTCCCACTCCCAGAAGAAGGAGCCCCTGCAGCTGCAGACCCTGGCCCCGCCCAGCTTCTGCGAGCCGCGCCGCCACCACTGCATCCTGGGCCACTTCTACGATCAGCACCGACCCTCGGACCACTACTTCCTGGATCAG TCGGTTCCCATGTTCCCACGCCACGTCAGCTtccaggtggaggaggaggagatcgtGCGCATCAACCCTCGCGAGCGGACCTGGCTGACTGGGTACGAGGACTACCGGCACGCCACCGCCACGCGCGACAAGCTCATCCAGCACCCCGAGGACGCCGACGCCTACGTGCACTTCGCCAAGAGCGAGCCGCCCAAGCACGACTACACCTACCCTTACCCCCTGGGCCTTGATCCCCACCAGCATGCAAGGGACCCCAAGATAGGCTGCGTGGACCGACTTGGTGGGGGCGGCCTTATCGGGGGACGCAGGGCGGTGGTCACAGCCCAGCCCCGCACCCTCCAGCTCAAGGGCAAGCGGCGGAAGGAAGACGGCGAGCGCTCGCGCTGCGTCTACTGCCGGGACATGTTCAACCACGAGGAGAACAGGCGCGGGCGGTGCCAGGAGGCGCCGGACCCAATCCAGACGTGCATCCACCGGGTCAGCTTCATGTGGTGCGCGGACAGCCTGCTCTACCACTGCATGTCGGACCCGGAGGGCGACTACTCGGACCCGTGCTCGTGCGACACCAGCGACGAGCGCTTCTGCCTGCGCTGGCTGGCCCTGGTTGGGCTGTCGCTGCTGGCCCCCTGCATGTGCTGCTATGCCCCCCTGCGCGCCTGCTACCGCTGCGGGGTGGCCTGCCACTGCTGCGGGGGCAAGCACAAAGCCGTGGGCTGA
- the spred2a gene encoding sprouty-related, EVH1 domain-containing protein 2 isoform X2 encodes MSDYKSDSYIVRVKAVVMTRDDSSGGWLAQDGGCLSRVGVCKVLSAELLGRSSFLIHGERLKDKQVILECFLKKDLVYTKATPTFHHWKVDNKKCGLTFQSPADARAFDRGVRKAMEDLTEGTRGEGEDYAGCISMLLNGSTTSSTIQNEAELGDDDVFTNATDSSSNSSHSQKKEPLQLQTLAPPSFCEPRRHHCILGHFYDQHRPSDHYFLDQSVPMFPRHVSFQVEEEEIVRINPRERTWLTGYEDYRHATATRDKLIQHPEDADAYVHFAKSEPPKHDYTYPYPLGLDPHQHARDPKIGCVDRLGGGGLIGGRRAVVTAQPRTLQLKGKRRKEDGERSRCVYCRDMFNHEENRRGRCQEAPDPIQTCIHRVSFMWCADSLLYHCMSDPEGDYSDPCSCDTSDERFCLRWLALVGLSLLAPCMCCYAPLRACYRCGVACHCCGGKHKAVG; translated from the exons TGACAGCTACATTGTGCGCGTCAAAGCGGTGGTCATGACCCGGGACGACTCGAGTGGCGGCTGGCTGGCCCAGGACGGCGGGTGCCTCAGCCGTGTGGGCGTGTGCAAGGTGCTGTCGGCCGAGCTGCTGGGCCGAAGCAGCTTCCTCATCCACGGCGAGCGCCTCAAAGACAAACAG GTGATTCTGGAATGCTTCCTGAAGAAGGATCTGGTGTACACCAAGGCCACGCCCACATTTCACCACTGGAAAGTAGACAACAAGAAGTGTGGCTTGACGTTCCAGAGCCCGGCCGACGCACGCGCCTTCGACCGTGGGGTCAGGAAAGCCATGGAGGACCTGACGGAAGGTACGAGAGGGGAAGGCGAAGACTATGCGGGCTGCATCTCAATGCTCTTGAACG GATCTACCACCTCTTCGACCATCCAGAACGAGGCCGAGTTGGGCGACGATGATGTTTTCACT AATGCCACCGACAGCTCGTCCAACTCCTCCCACTCCCAGAAGAAGGAGCCCCTGCAGCTGCAGACCCTGGCCCCGCCCAGCTTCTGCGAGCCGCGCCGCCACCACTGCATCCTGGGCCACTTCTACGATCAGCACCGACCCTCGGACCACTACTTCCTGGATCAG TCGGTTCCCATGTTCCCACGCCACGTCAGCTtccaggtggaggaggaggagatcgtGCGCATCAACCCTCGCGAGCGGACCTGGCTGACTGGGTACGAGGACTACCGGCACGCCACCGCCACGCGCGACAAGCTCATCCAGCACCCCGAGGACGCCGACGCCTACGTGCACTTCGCCAAGAGCGAGCCGCCCAAGCACGACTACACCTACCCTTACCCCCTGGGCCTTGATCCCCACCAGCATGCAAGGGACCCCAAGATAGGCTGCGTGGACCGACTTGGTGGGGGCGGCCTTATCGGGGGACGCAGGGCGGTGGTCACAGCCCAGCCCCGCACCCTCCAGCTCAAGGGCAAGCGGCGGAAGGAAGACGGCGAGCGCTCGCGCTGCGTCTACTGCCGGGACATGTTCAACCACGAGGAGAACAGGCGCGGGCGGTGCCAGGAGGCGCCGGACCCAATCCAGACGTGCATCCACCGGGTCAGCTTCATGTGGTGCGCGGACAGCCTGCTCTACCACTGCATGTCGGACCCGGAGGGCGACTACTCGGACCCGTGCTCGTGCGACACCAGCGACGAGCGCTTCTGCCTGCGCTGGCTGGCCCTGGTTGGGCTGTCGCTGCTGGCCCCCTGCATGTGCTGCTATGCCCCCCTGCGCGCCTGCTACCGCTGCGGGGTGGCCTGCCACTGCTGCGGGGGCAAGCACAAAGCCGTGGGCTGA
- the spred2a gene encoding sprouty-related, EVH1 domain-containing protein 2 isoform X3: protein MYPRWDIIVGETKKMTEETHPDDDSYIVRVKAVVMTRDDSSGGWLAQDGGCLSRVGVCKVLSAELLGRSSFLIHGERLKDKQVILECFLKKDLVYTKATPTFHHWKVDNKKCGLTFQSPADARAFDRGVRKAMEDLTEGSTTSSTIQNEAELGDDDVFTNATDSSSNSSHSQKKEPLQLQTLAPPSFCEPRRHHCILGHFYDQHRPSDHYFLDQSVPMFPRHVSFQVEEEEIVRINPRERTWLTGYEDYRHATATRDKLIQHPEDADAYVHFAKSEPPKHDYTYPYPLGLDPHQHARDPKIGCVDRLGGGGLIGGRRAVVTAQPRTLQLKGKRRKEDGERSRCVYCRDMFNHEENRRGRCQEAPDPIQTCIHRVSFMWCADSLLYHCMSDPEGDYSDPCSCDTSDERFCLRWLALVGLSLLAPCMCCYAPLRACYRCGVACHCCGGKHKAVG from the exons TGACAGCTACATTGTGCGCGTCAAAGCGGTGGTCATGACCCGGGACGACTCGAGTGGCGGCTGGCTGGCCCAGGACGGCGGGTGCCTCAGCCGTGTGGGCGTGTGCAAGGTGCTGTCGGCCGAGCTGCTGGGCCGAAGCAGCTTCCTCATCCACGGCGAGCGCCTCAAAGACAAACAG GTGATTCTGGAATGCTTCCTGAAGAAGGATCTGGTGTACACCAAGGCCACGCCCACATTTCACCACTGGAAAGTAGACAACAAGAAGTGTGGCTTGACGTTCCAGAGCCCGGCCGACGCACGCGCCTTCGACCGTGGGGTCAGGAAAGCCATGGAGGACCTGACGGAAG GATCTACCACCTCTTCGACCATCCAGAACGAGGCCGAGTTGGGCGACGATGATGTTTTCACT AATGCCACCGACAGCTCGTCCAACTCCTCCCACTCCCAGAAGAAGGAGCCCCTGCAGCTGCAGACCCTGGCCCCGCCCAGCTTCTGCGAGCCGCGCCGCCACCACTGCATCCTGGGCCACTTCTACGATCAGCACCGACCCTCGGACCACTACTTCCTGGATCAG TCGGTTCCCATGTTCCCACGCCACGTCAGCTtccaggtggaggaggaggagatcgtGCGCATCAACCCTCGCGAGCGGACCTGGCTGACTGGGTACGAGGACTACCGGCACGCCACCGCCACGCGCGACAAGCTCATCCAGCACCCCGAGGACGCCGACGCCTACGTGCACTTCGCCAAGAGCGAGCCGCCCAAGCACGACTACACCTACCCTTACCCCCTGGGCCTTGATCCCCACCAGCATGCAAGGGACCCCAAGATAGGCTGCGTGGACCGACTTGGTGGGGGCGGCCTTATCGGGGGACGCAGGGCGGTGGTCACAGCCCAGCCCCGCACCCTCCAGCTCAAGGGCAAGCGGCGGAAGGAAGACGGCGAGCGCTCGCGCTGCGTCTACTGCCGGGACATGTTCAACCACGAGGAGAACAGGCGCGGGCGGTGCCAGGAGGCGCCGGACCCAATCCAGACGTGCATCCACCGGGTCAGCTTCATGTGGTGCGCGGACAGCCTGCTCTACCACTGCATGTCGGACCCGGAGGGCGACTACTCGGACCCGTGCTCGTGCGACACCAGCGACGAGCGCTTCTGCCTGCGCTGGCTGGCCCTGGTTGGGCTGTCGCTGCTGGCCCCCTGCATGTGCTGCTATGCCCCCCTGCGCGCCTGCTACCGCTGCGGGGTGGCCTGCCACTGCTGCGGGGGCAAGCACAAAGCCGTGGGCTGA